DNA from Streptobacillus felis:
GTAATAATATGGAAGAAAAAATAGGATATAGTTTTAGCTATATAGTAAGCGGACTTGTTAATTTATTTTTGTTTTTAGTATATATTTTTGTAATATACATATTCTTTAAAGATGAAACATTATCTCAAGAATTACCTATTATTCCCATTATTTTAATAATAACAATGTTAATTCAAATAATAGTTTATGTATTGGTAATAGGATTAAGAGCCAAAACTATTTTTATGTCAAATAAGTATTTTAAAATTGGGAAAGAAGGAGAAGAAATAAGTTATAAAAATCTTAAGTATATATATATTTATGGATATGATAAAACTCAAAAAAGAGGCTTATTTACTAAAATGAATGAAAGTAATGTAATAGCATATATTAAAAATGGTGGAATAGAATATATAAATACATATGTGTATAATAATAAAAAGATAGAAGAACTTAAAAAAAGAATAGTTGATGCAGAAATCACAAATTATATTAATAAAATTGAACTTGGTGAAGAAATAGGGTTTAGATACAAGGATAAGGGGAGTAAAATAAGAGGTTTTAGACCTAAGAGCTTAGCTAAAAAAATATTTGATTTTTTTGAAGATAGTCCTAAAAAAATAGTAATTTCTAAAGAGTATTTATCTTTTGAAGGTAAAAAATATTTTTTTGGTGAAAATGTATTTATAAAAAAATCAGATCAATTATTAGTTGAAAATAAGGAAGGTAGAACTGTCTTAAAAATAAAACAATTAATAGTAGAACAAAGTGGTATTTTCAATACTTTATTAGAAAAATATAGTTAAATAAGAGGTGAAAAATGAAAAAGAATTTATTAATTTTATTAAGTTTGTTAACTTTAATATTTAGTTGTGGAAAAGTTAAGGAACATGAGAATACTTTAGAGGATAAAATAGCTAAATCAGGAATATATTATGAAATTTTCGTTAGATCTTTTGCAGATTCTAATGGTGATGGTATAGGTGATTTAAATGGTATTAAAACTAAACTTCCTGAGTTAAAGGAATTAGGTGTTGAGGGCCTTTGGTTAACTCCAATATTCTCATCTCCTAGTTATCATAAATACGATGTTACTGATTACTATAACATAGATCCTGAATATGGAACTATAGAAGACTTTAAAGAACTTGTTAAATCAAGTCATGATTTAGGTATTAAGGTGATAATAGACTTACCTGTTAATCATACTAGTAGTGAACATCCTTGGTTTAAAGATGTAGTATCAAATAAGGATAGTGAATATAGAAAATTCTATAGAATAGAAAAAAATGATAATCCTAATATTGATTTTAAAGCTGCGCCTCTTGGTGGAACTGCTTGGCATAAATTAAATGATGATGAAAAATATTTTGGAATCTTCTGGGGAGGTATGCCTGATTTAAATTTAGAGGAAAAAGAGGTAAGAAAAGAATTACATAAAATATCAAAATTTTGGGTAGATGAAGTTCATATAGATGGATATAGAATAGATGCAGCACCTCATGCTTATGGTAAAGGTGAATATTCAAAAGAAATCAATGTCCTTGAAGCAAATTTAAAATGGTGGTCAGAATTTAGAAATGAACTTATTAAAACTAAGAAAGACATATACATAGTTGGAGAAGTATGGACTGCACCTGAAATAGTTGCTAAATACTTTACTGTATTTGATTCTAACTTTAATTTTGAACTTTCAGAAAATGCTATATTTAATGCTTTAATTAGAGAAAGTGCAAGAGAACTTTCATCAAAATTAACTAGAATTTATGGACTTTATGAAAAAAGTAATGCAGAATTTATAGATGCACCATTCTTAACTAACCATGATCAAAGTAGACTTTCTGAAAAATTACCTGATTTGGAAAGACAAAAAGTAGCTGCAAGTATATTACTTACTTTACCTGGAAATCCATATATTTACTATGGTGAAGAATTAGGTATGAAGGGAAGAAAACCTGATGAATTAATTAGAGAGCCATATATATGGAATGATGAATTCCAAACTAGTTGGGAAGCTATAGAGCTTAATACTGAGACAGTAGATTACCATAGCCAAAAAAATAATCCGGATTCATTATTAAATCACTATAAATTATGGATAAATATTAGAAAAGAAAATGATGAAATTAGATATGGTAAATTTGAGGCAGTGGAAACTGATAATAATAAGGTATTTTCGTATAAGATGAAGTATAAGGAAAGTGAAAAATTATTATTACATAACCTATCTAATAAAGAACAAAAAGTTAATATAGAAGGAAAAGAATACTTGTTAAATTCTTATGAAAGCAAGGTAATATAAAATTAGGGATAATCATTTGATTATCCCTATTTACTTATACTAAAGTGAAACTAATATTATTTTCTTTTAAGTCTTCTAATACACCTTTAAGATGTTTACTATCAACACATTCTATTACAAGTTCTAATAGTTGTTCGTTAGTTTTTAAATTGTTTGAATATCTAGTTTGGTTTAAGTAAAGTATATTAGCCTGTTTTCCTGAAACTATTTTTGTAACTTTACTTAATTCTCCTACTATATCTTTAAGTAAGATATTTAATCTTGCTCTTTTATTTTGTATTATTTGAGCTCTATTTACTATCTTTTCTATATTAGTAATATCTATATTACCACCTGAAATTACTATTGCAACATTTAATCCTTTAAGATCAACTTTGTTTGCAAGTACTGCTGCAAGTGCAGTAGCTCCAGCACCTTCTGCAACAACTTTTGATTTTTCAATTAAAAATAATATTGCTTGAGAAATTTCATCTTCATTTACTATAACTACATCATCAACTAAATTTTTAAATATTTCATGAGTCTTATTACCTACACGACCTACAGCTATA
Protein-coding regions in this window:
- a CDS encoding alpha-amylase family glycosyl hydrolase, whose translation is MKKNLLILLSLLTLIFSCGKVKEHENTLEDKIAKSGIYYEIFVRSFADSNGDGIGDLNGIKTKLPELKELGVEGLWLTPIFSSPSYHKYDVTDYYNIDPEYGTIEDFKELVKSSHDLGIKVIIDLPVNHTSSEHPWFKDVVSNKDSEYRKFYRIEKNDNPNIDFKAAPLGGTAWHKLNDDEKYFGIFWGGMPDLNLEEKEVRKELHKISKFWVDEVHIDGYRIDAAPHAYGKGEYSKEINVLEANLKWWSEFRNELIKTKKDIYIVGEVWTAPEIVAKYFTVFDSNFNFELSENAIFNALIRESARELSSKLTRIYGLYEKSNAEFIDAPFLTNHDQSRLSEKLPDLERQKVAASILLTLPGNPYIYYGEELGMKGRKPDELIREPYIWNDEFQTSWEAIELNTETVDYHSQKNNPDSLLNHYKLWINIRKENDEIRYGKFEAVETDNNKVFSYKMKYKESEKLLLHNLSNKEQKVNIEGKEYLLNSYESKVI